One region of Bubalus kerabau isolate K-KA32 ecotype Philippines breed swamp buffalo chromosome 6, PCC_UOA_SB_1v2, whole genome shotgun sequence genomic DNA includes:
- the UROD gene encoding uroporphyrinogen decarboxylase isoform X2, with product MEAKESRPQGFPELKNDTFLRAAWGEETDYTPVWCMRQAGRYLPEFRETRAAQDFFSTCRSPEACCELTLQPLRRFPLDAAIIFSDILVVPQALGMEVTMVPGKGPSFPEPLREERDLERLRDPATVASELGYVFQAITLTRQQLAGRVPLIGFAGAPWTLMTYMVEGGGSSTMSQAKRWLYQRPQASHQLLRILTDALVPYLVGQVAAGAQALQLFESHAGHLGPQLFSKFALPYIRDVSKRVKAGLQEAGLAPVPMIIFAKDGHFALEELAQAGYEVVGLDWTVAPEKARERVGKTVTLQGNLDPCALYASEGGQRRAGPPVASALLVPPGGDWEAGAADAE from the exons ATGGAGGCGAAAGAGTCTAG ACCTCAGGGTTTTCCGGAGCTTAAGAATGACACCTTCCTGCGAGCAGCCTGGGGAGAAGAAACAGACTACACTCCTGTTTGGTGCATGCGGCAAGCAGGACGCTACTTACCAG AGTTTAGGGAAACTCGGGCTGCCCAGgactttttcagcacctgtcGCTCCCCAGAAGCCTGCTGTGAACTTACCCTGCAG CCACTGCGTCGCTTCCCTCTGGATGCTGCCATCATCTTCTCCGACATCCTTGTCGTACCCCAG GCACTGGGCATGGAGGTGACCATGGTGCCTGGCAAAGGGCCCAGCTTCCCAGAACCATTAAGAGAAGAGCGGGACTTAGAGCGCCTCCGGGATCCAGCAACAGTGGCCTCTGAGCTGGGCTATGTGTTCCAGGCCATCACCCTCACTCGACAGCAGCTGGCTGGGCGTGTGCCACTGATTGGCTTTGCTGGTGCCCCG TGGACTCTGATGACATACATGGTTGAGGGTGGCGGCTCAAGCACCATGTCTCAGGCCAAGCGCTGGCTTTACCAGAGACCACAAGCCAGTCACCAGCTGCTTCGCATCCTCACTGATGCTCTTGTCCCTTATCTGGTGGGACAAGTGGCTGCTGGTGCCCAG GCACTGCAGCTCTTTGAGTCCCATGCAGGGCATCTTGGCCCACAACTCTTCAGTAAGTTTGCACTGCCCTACATCCGTGATGTGTCCAAGCGAGTGAAGGCCGGGCTGCAGGAGGCAGGCCTGGCACCAGTGCCCATG ATCATCTTTGCTAAGGATGGACATTTTGCCCTGGAGGAGCTGGCCCAGGCTGGCTACGAGGTGGTTGGGCTAGACTGGACAGTGGCCCCCGAGAAAGCCCG GGAACGCGTGGGAAAGACGGTGACCCTGCAGGGCAACCTGGACCCCTGTGCCCTGTATGCATCTGAG
- the HECTD3 gene encoding E3 ubiquitin-protein ligase HECTD3 isoform X2 has product MAGPGPGAALESPRQLLGRVRFLAEAAKSLRAGRPLPAALAFVPREVLYKLYKDPAGPSRVLLPVWEAEGLGLRVGATGPAPGTGSGALRAARDSIELRRGACVRTTGEELCNGHGLWVKLTKEQLAEHLGDCGLDEGWLLVCRPAEGGARLVPIDTPDHLQRQQQLFGVDYRPVLRWEQVVDLTYSHRLGSRPQPAEAYTEAVQRLLYVPPTWTYECDEDLIHFLYDHLGKEDENLGSVKQYVESIDVSSYTEEFNVSCLTDSNADTYWESDGSQCQHWVRLTMKKGTIVKKLLLTVDTTDDNFMPKRVVVYGGEGDNLKKLSDVSIDETLIGDVCVLEDMTVHLPIIEIRIVECRDDGIDVRLRGVKIKSSRQRELGLNADLFQPTNLVRYPRLEGTDPEVLYRRAVLLQRFIKILDSVLHHLVPAWDHTLGTFSEIKQVKQFLLLSRQRPGLVAQCLRDSESSKPSFMPRLYINRRLAMEHRACPLRDPACKNAVFTQVYEGLKPSDKYEKPLDYRWPMRYDQWWECKFIAEGIIDQGGGFRDSLADMSEELCPSSADTPVPLPFFVRTANQGNGTGEARDMYVPNPSCRDFAKYEWIGQLMGAALRGKEFLVLALPGFVWKQLSGEEVSWSKDFPAVDSVLVKLLEVMEGMDKETFEFKFGKELTFTTVLSDQQVVELIPGGSGIVVGYEDRSRFIQLVQKARLEESKEQVAAMQAGLLKVVPQAVLDLLTWQELEKKVCGDPEVTVDALRKLTRFEDFEPSDTRVQYFWEALNNFTNEDRSRFLRFVTGRSRLPARIYIYPDKLGYETTDALPESSTCSSTLFLPHYASAKVCEEKLRYAAYNCVAIDTDMSPWEE; this is encoded by the exons ATGGCTGGCCCGGGTCCGGGCGCGGCGCTAGAGTCCCCGCGACAGCTGCTGGGCCGTGTACGCTTTCTGGCGGAGGCAGCGAAGAGCCTCCGTGCCGGGCGGCCGCTGCCGGCGGCGCTAGCTTTTGTGCCCCGCGAGGTGCTCTACAAGCTTTACAAGGACCCGGCGGGACCGTCGCGCGTGCTGCTGCCGGTGTGGGAGGCGGAAGGCCTGGGGCTGCGTGTGGGAGCCACGGGCCCGGCCCCCGGTACCGGCTCCGGGgccctccgcgcggcccgcgacaGCATCGAGCTGCGGCGCGGCGCCTGCGTGCGCACCACAGGCGAAGAGCTGTGCAACGGCCACGGGCTCTGGGTGAAGCTGACCAAG GAGCAGCTGGCGGAACACCTGGGCGACTGCGGGCTGGATGAAGGCTGGCTCCTGGTGTGCCGCCCGGCCGAGGGCGGGGCCCGCCTGGTACCCATCGACACTCCAGACCACCtccagcggcagcagcagctcttcGGAGTGGACTACCGCCCGGTGCTCAG ATGGGAACAGGTGGTGGACTTGACATACTCGCATCGCCTGGGATCAAGGCCTCAGCCGGCCGAGGCATACACTGAAGCTGTACAAAGGCTACT CTATGTGCCCCCGACGTGGACCTACGAGTGCGACGAGGACCTGATCCACTTCTTGTACGACCACCTGGGCAAGGAGGATGAGAACCTGGGTAGCGTGAAGCAGTATGTGGAGAGCATAGACGTTTCCTCCTACACG GAGGAGTTCAATGTGTCCTGCCTGACAGACAGCAACGCGGACACCTACTGGGAGAGCGATGGGTCCCAGTGCCAGCACTGGGTACGGCTGACCATGAAAAAGGGCACCATTGTCAA GAAACTACTACTCACAGTGGATACCACAGATGACAACTTTATGCCTAAGCGGGTGGTGGTCTATGGGGGTGAAGGGGACAACCTGAAGAAGCTGAGTGACGTGAGCATTGACGA GACCCTGATCGGGGACGTCTGTGTCCTGGAGGACATGACTGTCCACCTCCCAATCATCGAGATCCGCATCGTCGAGTGCCGAG ATGACGGGATTGATGTGCGTCTTCGAGGGGTCAAGATCAAGTCTTCTAGACAGCGAGAATTAGGGCTAAATGCAGACCTGTTTCAGCCCACCAATCTCGTGCGATACCCACGCCTAGAAGGCACTGACCCGGAAGTACTGTAccgcagagctgttctcctgcaGAG ATTCATAAAGATCTTAGACAGCGTCCTGCACCACCTGGTACCGGCCTGGGACCACACGCTGGGCACCTTTAGTGAGATTAAG CAAGTGAAGCAGTTCCTGCTGCTGTCACGCCAGCGGCCAGGCCTGGTGGCCCAGTGCCTGCGTGACTCAGAGAGCAGCAAGCCCAGCTTCATGCCACGTCTGTACATCAACCGGCGCCTTGCCATGGAACACCGTGCCTGCCCCTTACGGGATCCCGCGTGCAAGAACGCTGTCTTCACCCAG GTTTACGAAGGCCTCAAGCCCTCTGACAAGTATGAAAAGCCCCTGGACTACAG GTGGCCCATGCGCTATGACCagtggtgggagtgtaaattcaTTGCAGAAGGCATCATTGACCAAG GAGGTGGTTTCCGGGACAGCTTGGCAGACATGTCAGAAGAACTGTGCCCTAGCTCGGCGGACACCCCTGTGCCTCTGCCCTTCTTTGTACGAACGGCCAACCAG GGCAACGGCACAGGCGAGGCCCGGGACATGTATGTGCCCAACCCCTCCTGCCGGGACTTTGCCAAGTATGAGTGGATTGGACAGCTGATGGGGGCTGCCCTTCGGGGTAAGGAGTTCCTG GTCCTGGCTCTACCGGGTTTCGTGTGGAAGCAGCTCTCTGGTGAGGAGGTGAGCTGGAGCAAGGACTTCCCAGCTGTGGACTCTGTGCTG GTGAAGCTCTTGGAAGTGATGGAAGGAATGGACAAGGAGACATTTGAGTTCAAATTTGGGAAGGAGCTAACATTCACCACTGTGCTGAGTGACCAGCAGGTGGTGGAGCTGATCCCTGGGGGTTCAGGCATCGTGGTGGGATATGAGGACCGTTCCCGTTTCATCCAACTGGTGCAGAAGGCACGGCTAGAAGAGAGCAAGGAGCAG gTGGCAGCCATGCAGGCAGGTCTGCTGAAGGTGGTGCCGCAGGCTGTGCTGGACTTGCTGACGTGGCAAGAATTGGAGAAGAAGGTGTGCGGGGACCCAGAGGTCACTGTGGATGCCCTGCGCAAGCTCA CCCGGTTTGAGGACTTCGAGCCATCTGACACGCGGGTGCAGTACTTCTGGGAGGCACTGAACAACTTCACCAACG AGGACCGGAGCCGCTTCCTGCGCTTTGTCACTGGCCGCAGCCGTCTGCCGGCACGGATCTACATCTACCCAGACAAGCTGGG CTATGAGACCACAGATGCGCTGCCCGAGTCTTCCACCTGCTCCAGCACCCTCTTCCTGCCGCACTATGCCAG CGCCAAGGTGTGTGAGGAGAAGCTCCGATATGCTGCCTACAACTGTGTGGCCATTGACACCGACATGAGCCCTTGGGAGGAGTGA
- the HECTD3 gene encoding E3 ubiquitin-protein ligase HECTD3 isoform X1 — protein MAGPGPGAALESPRQLLGRVRFLAEAAKSLRAGRPLPAALAFVPREVLYKLYKDPAGPSRVLLPVWEAEGLGLRVGATGPAPGTGSGALRAARDSIELRRGACVRTTGEELCNGHGLWVKLTKEQLAEHLGDCGLDEGWLLVCRPAEGGARLVPIDTPDHLQRQQQLFGVDYRPVLRWEQVVDLTYSHRLGSRPQPAEAYTEAVQRLLYVPPTWTYECDEDLIHFLYDHLGKEDENLGSVKQYVESIDVSSYTEEFNVSCLTDSNADTYWESDGSQCQHWVRLTMKKGTIVKKLLLTVDTTDDNFMPKRVVVYGGEGDNLKKLSDVSIDETLIGDVCVLEDMTVHLPIIEIRIVECRDDGIDVRLRGVKIKSSRQRELGLNADLFQPTNLVRYPRLEGTDPEVLYRRAVLLQRFIKILDSVLHHLVPAWDHTLGTFSEIKQVKQFLLLSRQRPGLVAQCLRDSESSKPSFMPRLYINRRLAMEHRACPLRDPACKNAVFTQVYEGLKPSDKYEKPLDYRWPMRYDQWWECKFIAEGIIDQGGGFRDSLADMSEELCPSSADTPVPLPFFVRTANQAMLTALSRGQGNGTGEARDMYVPNPSCRDFAKYEWIGQLMGAALRGKEFLVLALPGFVWKQLSGEEVSWSKDFPAVDSVLVKLLEVMEGMDKETFEFKFGKELTFTTVLSDQQVVELIPGGSGIVVGYEDRSRFIQLVQKARLEESKEQVAAMQAGLLKVVPQAVLDLLTWQELEKKVCGDPEVTVDALRKLTRFEDFEPSDTRVQYFWEALNNFTNEDRSRFLRFVTGRSRLPARIYIYPDKLGYETTDALPESSTCSSTLFLPHYASAKVCEEKLRYAAYNCVAIDTDMSPWEE, from the exons ATGGCTGGCCCGGGTCCGGGCGCGGCGCTAGAGTCCCCGCGACAGCTGCTGGGCCGTGTACGCTTTCTGGCGGAGGCAGCGAAGAGCCTCCGTGCCGGGCGGCCGCTGCCGGCGGCGCTAGCTTTTGTGCCCCGCGAGGTGCTCTACAAGCTTTACAAGGACCCGGCGGGACCGTCGCGCGTGCTGCTGCCGGTGTGGGAGGCGGAAGGCCTGGGGCTGCGTGTGGGAGCCACGGGCCCGGCCCCCGGTACCGGCTCCGGGgccctccgcgcggcccgcgacaGCATCGAGCTGCGGCGCGGCGCCTGCGTGCGCACCACAGGCGAAGAGCTGTGCAACGGCCACGGGCTCTGGGTGAAGCTGACCAAG GAGCAGCTGGCGGAACACCTGGGCGACTGCGGGCTGGATGAAGGCTGGCTCCTGGTGTGCCGCCCGGCCGAGGGCGGGGCCCGCCTGGTACCCATCGACACTCCAGACCACCtccagcggcagcagcagctcttcGGAGTGGACTACCGCCCGGTGCTCAG ATGGGAACAGGTGGTGGACTTGACATACTCGCATCGCCTGGGATCAAGGCCTCAGCCGGCCGAGGCATACACTGAAGCTGTACAAAGGCTACT CTATGTGCCCCCGACGTGGACCTACGAGTGCGACGAGGACCTGATCCACTTCTTGTACGACCACCTGGGCAAGGAGGATGAGAACCTGGGTAGCGTGAAGCAGTATGTGGAGAGCATAGACGTTTCCTCCTACACG GAGGAGTTCAATGTGTCCTGCCTGACAGACAGCAACGCGGACACCTACTGGGAGAGCGATGGGTCCCAGTGCCAGCACTGGGTACGGCTGACCATGAAAAAGGGCACCATTGTCAA GAAACTACTACTCACAGTGGATACCACAGATGACAACTTTATGCCTAAGCGGGTGGTGGTCTATGGGGGTGAAGGGGACAACCTGAAGAAGCTGAGTGACGTGAGCATTGACGA GACCCTGATCGGGGACGTCTGTGTCCTGGAGGACATGACTGTCCACCTCCCAATCATCGAGATCCGCATCGTCGAGTGCCGAG ATGACGGGATTGATGTGCGTCTTCGAGGGGTCAAGATCAAGTCTTCTAGACAGCGAGAATTAGGGCTAAATGCAGACCTGTTTCAGCCCACCAATCTCGTGCGATACCCACGCCTAGAAGGCACTGACCCGGAAGTACTGTAccgcagagctgttctcctgcaGAG ATTCATAAAGATCTTAGACAGCGTCCTGCACCACCTGGTACCGGCCTGGGACCACACGCTGGGCACCTTTAGTGAGATTAAG CAAGTGAAGCAGTTCCTGCTGCTGTCACGCCAGCGGCCAGGCCTGGTGGCCCAGTGCCTGCGTGACTCAGAGAGCAGCAAGCCCAGCTTCATGCCACGTCTGTACATCAACCGGCGCCTTGCCATGGAACACCGTGCCTGCCCCTTACGGGATCCCGCGTGCAAGAACGCTGTCTTCACCCAG GTTTACGAAGGCCTCAAGCCCTCTGACAAGTATGAAAAGCCCCTGGACTACAG GTGGCCCATGCGCTATGACCagtggtgggagtgtaaattcaTTGCAGAAGGCATCATTGACCAAG GAGGTGGTTTCCGGGACAGCTTGGCAGACATGTCAGAAGAACTGTGCCCTAGCTCGGCGGACACCCCTGTGCCTCTGCCCTTCTTTGTACGAACGGCCAACCAG GCCATGCTGACAGCTCTGTCTCGGGGGCAGGGCAACGGCACAGGCGAGGCCCGGGACATGTATGTGCCCAACCCCTCCTGCCGGGACTTTGCCAAGTATGAGTGGATTGGACAGCTGATGGGGGCTGCCCTTCGGGGTAAGGAGTTCCTG GTCCTGGCTCTACCGGGTTTCGTGTGGAAGCAGCTCTCTGGTGAGGAGGTGAGCTGGAGCAAGGACTTCCCAGCTGTGGACTCTGTGCTG GTGAAGCTCTTGGAAGTGATGGAAGGAATGGACAAGGAGACATTTGAGTTCAAATTTGGGAAGGAGCTAACATTCACCACTGTGCTGAGTGACCAGCAGGTGGTGGAGCTGATCCCTGGGGGTTCAGGCATCGTGGTGGGATATGAGGACCGTTCCCGTTTCATCCAACTGGTGCAGAAGGCACGGCTAGAAGAGAGCAAGGAGCAG gTGGCAGCCATGCAGGCAGGTCTGCTGAAGGTGGTGCCGCAGGCTGTGCTGGACTTGCTGACGTGGCAAGAATTGGAGAAGAAGGTGTGCGGGGACCCAGAGGTCACTGTGGATGCCCTGCGCAAGCTCA CCCGGTTTGAGGACTTCGAGCCATCTGACACGCGGGTGCAGTACTTCTGGGAGGCACTGAACAACTTCACCAACG AGGACCGGAGCCGCTTCCTGCGCTTTGTCACTGGCCGCAGCCGTCTGCCGGCACGGATCTACATCTACCCAGACAAGCTGGG CTATGAGACCACAGATGCGCTGCCCGAGTCTTCCACCTGCTCCAGCACCCTCTTCCTGCCGCACTATGCCAG CGCCAAGGTGTGTGAGGAGAAGCTCCGATATGCTGCCTACAACTGTGTGGCCATTGACACCGACATGAGCCCTTGGGAGGAGTGA